ACCACCTCCTTCACGCAAATCTGACCATTGGGCGTTTCAATCGGTCGGTCGGCCCGATGTTCCACACGTCGACGATCGCAGCTGGATTCGTACTCCGGTCGATGCCTTTATTCGGCGTCGCCATGCTGACGCTGGAGTGACGCACGCAGCGGAGGCAACGAAGCAGACTTTGGTGCGTCGTTTGTATCTGGACATCATCGGTCTGCCCCCGACCCCGGAACAGGTCGACGAGTTCCTGTTTGATGAATCTCCGAAGGCTTACGAAGATCTGGTCGAACAGCTTCTGCATTCGCCTCACTACGGCGAACGGTGGGGGCGATACTGGCTGGACCTGGCTCGCTGGGCCGAAAGCCAGGGATACCAACATGACATCGTGCGGCCCTATGCCTGGCGTTATCGCGATTATGTCATCGACAGTTTCAACGCAGACAAGCCGTACGATCGCTTTCTGCGAGAACAGCTTGCGGGCGACGAACTGGAGCCGTATTCAGACGAAAACGTGATTGCCACCGGATTTCTGGCCGCCGCAAGAATCAGTGGAAATCAGGAAGATACGAACATCCAACGCAACGACGTGATGGTCGACATCGTCAACGCAACTGGCAGCGCGGTATTGGGGCTGACGCTTGAATGTGCTCAGTGCCACAACCACAAATTCGATCCTGTCAGCCAGCGAGACTACTATCGGCTGCAGGCTTTCTTTGTGAAGGGCCAGTTAGGAAACCTCTCACTTCGCGATTCCGATGCAAATAATCCGACAGACCTTGAAAAGTGGATCCCGAAGCCTGCATTCAACTTCTACTCAAAAGAAGCAAAGGCACTGGTTCGTCAAAAACTGTTTCAGCCAATCAAGGAACCTCACACATGGGGCTACCTTTCTGCCGAAACCGGCCGTCCGAATATCGAACGCTTTCCCGTCGTCAATCGGCGCCCCATTCGATGGCAGCCAGCTTCGTTAAAGCAAATGGAAGCTCGAATGCTGATTCGCGGGGACGCTGGAAATCAGGGGCCGGTCGTGAACAGCGGCTGGCCGGAAGTGTTGGGAGCGACTCCGAGTTCTCTCGGCGATAAGCCGCGGTCCGCCCTGGTCGACTGGATGGCCGACCCCCAAAATCCGTTGGTGTCCCGAGTTTGGGTGAATCGGCTGTGGCAATACCATTTTGGTCGTGGCATCGTGGCGACGCCAAGTGACTTCGGTGTCGAAGGCGCGAAGCCGACTCACCCTGAACTTCTCGACTGGCTTGCCACGGAGCTCATGACCAACGGATGGAGCACGCGGCACATCCATCGACAAATTCTTCTTTCCAGCACGTATCGACAGGAACGACGCCACAACAAAGCCAACGCGGCCATCGACATCGATAACAAGCTGCTGTGGCAGTGGCCTCGCCGCCGGCTGGAGGCTGAAGCGATCCGTGATTCTGTATTGGTGGCGACCGGAGAACTCGATCGTCGCGTGGGAGGTGTCAGCGTGCCACCGGAACGCGAAGAAGACAATCTTCGCCGGACGATCTATCTGTTCCAGCAACGCAGTGCGATGCCCTCAGTCATGGAAATGTTTGACGCTCCGGAAGGCATCGCCAGCTGTTCTCGCCGATCCGTTTCCACCGTCGCATTGCAGCCCCTGTTCATGTTGAACAGTCAGTTCATGGCTCGCCGAGCAACCGCACTGGCTGAAGCTGTTACGAATTTGGCCAGTGAGCCTGATCAGCAGATTGATTTTGCGTTTCAGAGAACTCTATCGCGATCACCCGACGCCGACGAACGGCAACTCGCTCGTGAGATTCTGTCATCGCGTTCCAACGACCAGTCGTCACTGATGCAGCTGTGCCATGCGTTACTGAATTTAAATGAGTTCGTGTACATCCCCTGAATCCGGTCAATCGCTCAAGAACCCAGAAGACCATGAACATCAATCGCAGAACAATGCTGCACGAAAGTGCGCTCGGATTCGGTTCTCTGGCATTGACGTCAATGATGCTGGAAGACAGTGAGGCGGCTGACCACGCGCAGGTCCTGAACGCCGCAGCTCATCATGCGCCCACGGCAAAGAGCGTCATCTTTTTGTTTATGTCGGGCGGCCCGGGGCAGACAGATTCGTTCGACCCCAAGCCGGTGCTTGATCAACTGGATGGCCAGCGAGTCCCCGATTCCATCGTGGCCACTATTCCGAACATCCCGCGTTCCGGAGCCGACTCAAAGCTCTTCGCATCGCCGTTCTCGTTTAGGCAGTACGGCGAGAGCGGCATTCCGGTTTCAAGCTTGTTTCCTCACACGGCTCAGATGGTCGACGAACTGTGCGTGGTGCGTTCGATGAATCATCGCGTTCCCGTCCACGGTCCCGGCGAATGCATCGCTCTTACCGGAACGGGCGTTGGCGATCGGCCAAGCATCGGAGCGTGGACCAGCTATGGACTCGGCAGCCAAACTCGCAATCTGCCCGGCTTTGTGGTCTTTCTGTCGAACACCAACGGACCGGCCCCACAGCTTCCTGGCTGGGGAGCAGGATTTCTTCCGGCCCGTTATCAGGGAACTCTCGTCGATGGCAACAGAGGTGTTCCGTACACCGACATGCCCGGCGGCTACACAGA
This DNA window, taken from Fuerstiella marisgermanici, encodes the following:
- a CDS encoding PSD1 and planctomycete cytochrome C domain-containing protein, whose protein sequence is MTVSRFRQKKRERFAEGRCRVPAWTSLASGGSFFLSFAVLLFSAAATIAADDVRNRDASEKPADLIAYDSFDYSRGLFRGQDLGLGWKNPWKVSRSAVPEITDDVSPTVTAANKTAARVLKLRGTGARNNPLRRELKQPQSDDDLFVRFDLRYLGEDAPSEVVDPEFFVLWLDRLDGGDHSTHAANVPNIGLHTADRGPKKGRNVFMIRIGPANTSWTKIEVQPNRTYRVVAKLSKSRPGDRADYDRLDMWIDPTPDKLSSPDATVSGAQSTGLIRWIGFSTGVKTEASDRIHIDDLLLTNSWKSVLDDSVNSVAEPEPAGHNGVVWDKPVDFKRDVYPVLKSRCFDCHAGDKPDSGYRLDVYRELLGYSTGEVLAEPGGSRHSRLLEVVAADSEEDRMPPDGDDPLTDQQIAMLKAWIDQGMKWDDKLLPPPSRKSDHWAFQSVGRPDVPHVDDRSWIRTPVDAFIRRRHADAGVTHAAEATKQTLVRRLYLDIIGLPPTPEQVDEFLFDESPKAYEDLVEQLLHSPHYGERWGRYWLDLARWAESQGYQHDIVRPYAWRYRDYVIDSFNADKPYDRFLREQLAGDELEPYSDENVIATGFLAAARISGNQEDTNIQRNDVMVDIVNATGSAVLGLTLECAQCHNHKFDPVSQRDYYRLQAFFVKGQLGNLSLRDSDANNPTDLEKWIPKPAFNFYSKEAKALVRQKLFQPIKEPHTWGYLSAETGRPNIERFPVVNRRPIRWQPASLKQMEARMLIRGDAGNQGPVVNSGWPEVLGATPSSLGDKPRSALVDWMADPQNPLVSRVWVNRLWQYHFGRGIVATPSDFGVEGAKPTHPELLDWLATELMTNGWSTRHIHRQILLSSTYRQERRHNKANAAIDIDNKLLWQWPRRRLEAEAIRDSVLVATGELDRRVGGVSVPPEREEDNLRRTIYLFQQRSAMPSVMEMFDAPEGIASCSRRSVSTVALQPLFMLNSQFMARRATALAEAVTNLASEPDQQIDFAFQRTLSRSPDADERQLAREILSSRSNDQSSLMQLCHALLNLNEFVYIP